Proteins from a genomic interval of Paenibacillus sp. FSL R5-0623:
- a CDS encoding shikimate kinase, with product MSKSNNIILIGMMGTGKSTVADMLARELGYRLIDVDAAVEKEEGCTIPELFTGKGETYFRDAESRMLCSVLEKKSQVIATGGGVVLRSDNCDVMLKNGWVVALTADPAVIVERVSGCDNRPLLAGNAEERIQAIMEERKDAYRFAHYTVDTTELSAAEVTRLILVHYRV from the coding sequence TTGAGCAAGTCTAACAATATTATTCTCATTGGCATGATGGGAACCGGCAAATCAACCGTCGCTGACATGCTTGCACGTGAGCTGGGTTATCGATTGATTGATGTAGACGCCGCGGTGGAAAAAGAGGAAGGCTGTACGATTCCAGAATTGTTCACTGGCAAGGGAGAGACGTATTTCCGTGATGCCGAGAGCCGCATGTTGTGCTCGGTGCTGGAGAAGAAGTCACAGGTCATAGCGACCGGAGGTGGCGTGGTGCTGCGTTCGGATAATTGTGACGTGATGTTGAAGAATGGTTGGGTTGTTGCCTTGACTGCTGATCCGGCAGTGATTGTGGAGCGTGTTAGTGGCTGTGACAATCGTCCACTTCTCGCAGGCAATGCAGAGGAGCGCATTCAGGCAATTATGGAAGAACGGAAAGACGCGTATCGGTTCGCACATTATACTGTGGATACAACGGAGTTATCCGCTGCTGAAGTGACTCGTTTAATTTTAGTGCATTACCGCGTCTAA
- a CDS encoding rhodanese-like domain-containing protein, producing the protein MTQIAEIETSELRRRLQAGEKLQMIDVREDDEVAQGMIEGAKHIPLGQIPDRLSEIEKSGEIVIICRSGYRSERACEYLQQLGYEGCTNMVGGMLQWHQED; encoded by the coding sequence ATGACACAAATAGCTGAAATTGAAACGTCTGAGCTGCGCCGCCGTTTACAGGCGGGAGAGAAGCTGCAGATGATAGACGTCCGCGAGGACGATGAAGTGGCGCAAGGCATGATCGAAGGAGCCAAGCATATCCCGCTTGGACAGATTCCGGACCGACTGTCTGAGATTGAGAAATCAGGTGAGATCGTAATCATCTGTCGTAGCGGTTACCGCAGTGAGCGTGCCTGTGAATATCTGCAGCAACTGGGATACGAAGGCTGTACAAACATGGTCGGCGGTATGCTTCAGTGGCATCAGGAAGACTAG